TGACCGGCTTCACCATCAACGCCGTCGTCCTCGTGGTATCGGGATTGCTCGGCCTGTTGCTGCTGTGGCCCAACACCGAGCGCGCTCGGCTGATGGCCCTGGCCGCGCAGCCGAAGTTCGCGTGAGGTCACAACTATAGCAGCGTCGTCCCTGCGAAAGCAGGGACCCATAACCACCGATGTCGATTGTGCGAAAGCAACTAACCTCATCGCCCTGCGGATAAGCCGCGGCGTATGGGTCCCTGCTTTCGCAGGGACGACACCGAGTGTGTGTTGTTACCTACTGCAAACCACCCTGCGCGCCGCGTACCAGCCGGCCCGGCCGCGCGTCGGTGGCCGCGCCGTTGCGTTGCGTCACCATGCCTGAGACAATGGCGGCGACGCGGCCACGCTACCTGAGGTCGCCGGGACGCATGCCGTATGACCGAACTCGTCATTTTCGATTCCGACGGCGTTCTGGTCGACAGCGAGGGGATCGCCAATACCGTGCTGGCTCGGGCGGCGGCTTCGGAAGGTGCCGCGATCAGCGCCGAGGAATCGCTCCGTCTGTTTCGCGGCTTGAAAATGGCGGACTGCGTCGTCGAAATCGAACGCCAGTCGGGACGGCGGGCTACGCTTGCTTCGCGGGGGGAGGGGAGAAGGAAAGCGGGATGAGCCGGGCATTCTACTTTGCATGGGGTTGTTTTCGCGATTTTTTTGTAAACCCCTGCGGTAGGCGCTAGCTCGCTGCGGCGCCGAACTTCCGCGCGTCGCCCTGCGCGCCGCGCACCAGCCGGCCCGGTCGCGCGCCGGTGGCCGTTCCATT
The genomic region above belongs to Bradyrhizobium sediminis and contains:
- a CDS encoding HAD hydrolase-like protein, which encodes MTELVIFDSDGVLVDSEGIANTVLARAAASEGAAISAEESLRLFRGLKMADCVVEIERQSGRRATLASRGEGRRKAG